A region from the Nitrospira sp. genome encodes:
- the uvrC gene encoding excinuclease ABC subunit UvrC, with protein MTNDVLQSKLDRLPDHPGVYLFKDASGELLYVGKAASLADRVRSYFQRGADHSPKTTLLVGQIADLETIVTRSELEALILESNLIKRHRPRFNVVLRDDKQYPYLRLPIKDRFPRLSIVRRVQKDGALYYGPYTPAGALRETLKVIKKSFPLATCTIDIDGTAERACLEFEIKRCMAPCTGNQSQADYFKIVGQVRQFLEGRDHELLDELRAQMEAAAEREEFEEAARLRDRLFKIERTLEKQRITQTAATDQDVIGLARQGTAVDLQLLFVRGGLLIGRKDFFWPQSADVSDEDLVRSAIEQFYNKDGQPPKELLVPTALADAELIEQWLSDKRGSGVKVLAPERGTKHQLVLLAEENAAASAANHLRDEALDRQAVEDLKRLLHLEKAPRRIEGFDISNTMGNQSVASMVVWEDGQMKKADYRRFKIQTVIGANDFASMQEVVARRYGDSEHLARPDLILIDGGLGQLAAAMEGLKQAGHGDQAIMGLAKARGEKDERIFLPGRKNPILLRPNAPATHLVQRIRDEAHRFAITYHRKLRGKAFTASKLDQIIGIGEITRTKLLKEFGSVDALVGASDAALEEAGLDARTIIALRKTLQ; from the coding sequence ATGACGAATGACGTTCTTCAATCCAAGCTCGATCGCCTGCCCGATCATCCGGGCGTGTATCTCTTTAAAGACGCGTCCGGTGAGTTGCTCTATGTCGGCAAAGCCGCTTCGCTGGCCGACCGTGTCCGCTCCTACTTTCAGCGCGGCGCCGACCATTCGCCTAAAACGACCTTGCTCGTCGGCCAGATTGCCGATCTCGAAACCATCGTCACCCGCTCGGAACTTGAAGCCCTCATCCTTGAAAGCAATCTCATCAAACGCCATCGGCCGCGGTTCAATGTGGTGCTGCGCGACGACAAGCAGTATCCCTACCTCCGTCTGCCGATCAAAGACCGCTTTCCACGGCTCTCCATCGTCCGCCGGGTCCAGAAGGACGGCGCACTGTACTATGGCCCCTATACGCCGGCCGGCGCGCTCCGCGAGACCTTGAAGGTCATCAAGAAATCGTTCCCCCTCGCCACCTGCACGATCGACATCGACGGCACCGCCGAGCGGGCCTGCCTGGAATTTGAAATCAAGCGCTGCATGGCGCCCTGCACGGGGAACCAATCGCAGGCAGACTATTTCAAGATTGTCGGCCAGGTCCGCCAGTTCCTGGAAGGCCGCGACCATGAACTGCTGGACGAGCTTCGCGCCCAGATGGAAGCGGCCGCCGAGCGGGAGGAGTTTGAAGAGGCCGCCCGACTGCGCGATCGACTCTTCAAAATCGAGCGCACGCTGGAGAAGCAACGCATCACCCAGACGGCGGCGACCGACCAGGATGTGATCGGCCTCGCGCGACAGGGCACCGCCGTTGATCTGCAATTACTGTTTGTCCGAGGCGGGCTGCTCATCGGACGGAAAGATTTCTTCTGGCCGCAATCGGCCGATGTCAGCGACGAAGATCTGGTCCGGTCGGCCATCGAGCAGTTTTACAACAAAGACGGCCAGCCGCCCAAAGAACTGCTGGTGCCCACCGCGCTCGCCGACGCGGAACTGATCGAGCAATGGCTGAGCGACAAACGGGGCTCCGGCGTAAAGGTCCTCGCCCCGGAACGGGGGACGAAGCACCAATTGGTCCTGCTGGCGGAAGAAAATGCGGCGGCTTCGGCCGCCAACCATCTGCGCGATGAAGCGCTCGACCGGCAGGCGGTTGAAGATCTAAAGCGATTGCTGCATCTGGAGAAAGCGCCCCGGCGTATCGAGGGGTTCGACATCTCCAATACCATGGGCAATCAGTCGGTCGCCTCGATGGTCGTATGGGAAGACGGCCAGATGAAAAAGGCGGATTATCGTCGTTTCAAAATCCAGACGGTCATCGGCGCCAACGATTTTGCCAGTATGCAGGAAGTGGTGGCCCGACGATATGGAGACTCGGAACATCTCGCACGGCCGGATCTGATCCTGATTGATGGTGGCTTGGGACAATTGGCCGCCGCCATGGAGGGGCTGAAGCAGGCCGGCCATGGCGATCAGGCGATCATGGGATTGGCCAAGGCCCGCGGCGAAAAGGACGAGCGCATCTTTCTCCCCGGCCGCAAGAATCCCATCTTATTGAGGCCGAACGCCCCTGCCACCCACCTCGTCCAACGCATTCGGGACGAAGCCCATCGGTTCGCCATCACCTACCATCGCAAGTTGCGCGGCAAAGCCTTCACCGCGTCCAAGCTGGATCAGATCATCGGGATCGGGGAGATCACACGCACCAAGCTGCTCAAGGAATTCGGAAGCGTAGACGCTCTGGTCGGAGCGAGCGATGCAGCACTTGAAGAAGCCGGCCTGGACGCCAGGACGATCATCGCCCTCCGCAAAACTCTTCAGTGA
- a CDS encoding response regulator transcription factor, whose amino-acid sequence MKPARTTLLIVDDHEVVRQGLRTLLNLEPDFRVVGEAASVEAAVTETARLRPSVVLLDVKLPDGSGIAACRRLLATTPATRVLMLTSFSEDAMVVEAVQGGAHGYALKDVRTTDLIQAIRTVASGHGYLDPRVAQQTLHWIRDRSHAAAGHSQDRLTRLSPQERAILPLLAEGKTNKEIAVDLRLSDKTIKNYLANIFDKLQVRRRTEAVSWYIRTTQTASRDPRF is encoded by the coding sequence ATGAAACCGGCACGCACCACACTCCTCATCGTCGATGACCACGAAGTCGTCCGGCAGGGTCTCCGAACGCTCCTGAACCTCGAGCCGGATTTCCGGGTCGTCGGTGAAGCCGCGTCGGTCGAGGCTGCCGTCACAGAAACTGCACGTCTCCGACCCAGTGTCGTATTGCTCGACGTGAAGCTTCCCGACGGCTCCGGGATCGCGGCCTGCCGCCGGCTGCTCGCGACCACGCCGGCCACCCGCGTCCTGATGCTGACCAGTTTTTCGGAGGACGCCATGGTGGTCGAGGCCGTTCAAGGCGGAGCCCACGGCTACGCGCTCAAGGATGTCCGAACCACGGACCTGATTCAGGCCATTCGCACCGTCGCCAGCGGCCATGGCTATCTGGATCCGCGCGTGGCCCAGCAGACCTTGCATTGGATCCGCGACCGATCCCACGCCGCCGCCGGCCATTCCCAGGATCGCCTCACACGCCTCTCCCCTCAAGAGCGCGCCATTCTGCCCCTGCTCGCGGAAGGCAAGACCAACAAAGAAATTGCGGTGGACCTTCGCTTAAGCGACAAGACCATCAAAAATTACCTCGCCAATATCTTCGACAAGCTCCAAGTACGCCGGCGCACCGAGGCCGTGAGCTGGTATATCCGAACGACTCAGACAGCCTCGCGAGACCCCCGCTTCTAG
- a CDS encoding LuxR C-terminal-related transcriptional regulator, producing the protein MNTAVFPFPASLFDQASRSELQCLMEVIHYAALAQSSKDVKNVLIRTKELFPFERLIGGLIRFSPDGTFDGFSDVLNISFPQTWLFQYWKNSYGKVDPVLHELVRSNQTQVWNQVYAKVETEEEKEFLQAAAGYGLIDGVTTGALDASCGVATFFAFAGKTPVRNDRYVQMLSYLGQHLHLALLRAASKTSTSMNNCVTMLSPREVTILNWIKDGKTNGEIGQIIGLTERTVRFHVESIFAKLDVSSRTQAVAVAVQHGLPNLVA; encoded by the coding sequence ATGAACACTGCCGTATTCCCATTCCCCGCCAGTCTCTTTGACCAAGCTTCCAGAAGCGAACTTCAATGTCTGATGGAAGTCATTCACTATGCTGCGCTGGCTCAATCCTCCAAAGATGTCAAAAACGTACTGATTCGCACAAAAGAACTGTTTCCATTTGAGCGTTTGATCGGAGGCCTTATTCGATTCAGCCCCGACGGCACCTTCGATGGGTTTTCCGACGTCTTAAACATAAGCTTCCCGCAAACTTGGCTCTTTCAATATTGGAAAAATAGTTACGGGAAGGTAGATCCCGTTCTCCATGAGTTGGTACGCTCCAATCAGACACAGGTTTGGAATCAGGTGTACGCCAAGGTAGAAACCGAGGAGGAGAAAGAGTTCCTCCAAGCCGCAGCCGGATATGGGCTGATTGATGGCGTAACGACCGGAGCACTCGACGCCTCTTGCGGAGTGGCAACATTCTTTGCATTCGCCGGAAAAACGCCCGTAAGAAACGACCGGTATGTGCAGATGCTTTCCTATCTTGGGCAACACCTTCATCTGGCCTTATTGAGAGCCGCATCGAAAACTTCAACCTCAATGAACAACTGCGTTACCATGCTTTCTCCTCGGGAAGTCACCATCCTCAATTGGATCAAGGATGGTAAAACGAACGGAGAAATAGGTCAGATCATTGGCCTGACAGAACGAACCGTTCGCTTCCATGTCGAAAGCATTTTTGCAAAACTCGACGTCTCTTCACGAACGCAAGCTGTTGCCGTAGCGGTTCAGCATGGCCTCCCAAATCTTGTAGCCTAA
- a CDS encoding acyl-homoserine-lactone synthase — protein MEMQTGIEFSEGDMQVKTLTSSGELDQAYRLRHRVFAETLRWVCPSDDGREMDMYDLWGTSIGLFSREGRILGLARLLPSTGQFMLEHDLRMLLPSGHLIRKERDTAEITRLAIDPMIIDKGLSARMMLSLIKGIYQWALAQDVRYLYLEVEHRLFRMLNAMGIPCDPLGPPVALPPAGAVSIAATIDIVRCETVLAQKRPQLMAWMATVSPSSVNVVAEQTLLHTEVAV, from the coding sequence ATGGAAATGCAGACGGGAATCGAATTTTCTGAAGGAGATATGCAAGTCAAGACGCTGACTTCTTCTGGTGAGCTGGATCAGGCATACCGGCTCCGGCATAGGGTGTTCGCGGAAACCCTGCGATGGGTCTGTCCGTCCGATGATGGACGAGAGATGGATATGTATGATCTTTGGGGGACATCGATTGGGCTATTCAGCCGAGAGGGGAGAATTCTCGGCCTTGCCAGACTATTGCCGTCCACAGGGCAATTCATGCTCGAGCATGATCTCCGCATGTTGCTTCCCTCAGGGCATCTGATACGCAAGGAGCGAGATACTGCTGAAATCACAAGGCTGGCGATTGACCCCATGATCATAGACAAGGGATTGTCTGCTCGGATGATGTTGAGCCTCATCAAGGGAATCTACCAGTGGGCTCTGGCCCAGGATGTCCGATATCTTTACCTTGAGGTTGAGCATCGGCTCTTTCGGATGTTGAATGCGATGGGGATTCCCTGTGACCCGCTGGGTCCGCCCGTAGCGCTTCCTCCAGCTGGAGCAGTATCAATTGCTGCGACGATTGATATCGTCAGATGTGAGACTGTCCTTGCGCAGAAACGGCCACAGCTCATGGCATGGATGGCAACTGTGAGCCCATCAAGTGTGAATGTGGTGGCCGAACAAACTCTTCTCCACACAGAGGTGGCGGTTTAA
- the dapF gene encoding diaminopimelate epimerase yields MKNGFFRGHGLGNDYIVMDPKELTFKLTPKNIKAVCDRNWGLGSDGILALVPSKKADFGLRIYNPDGSEAEKSGNGLRIFARYLHATGKTKKKHFTVETKGGLVTIDLHIDRHGDASAVTVEMGQATFKPAALPCTMAVDELIQQPIDAAGRALSFMGVSVGNPHCVVFKQAGESWSREDLLKLGPVLENHALFPKRTNVQLAIPTGPKEIFILIWERGAGETQASGSSSCAAASAAVRLGLVKSPVTVKMPGGTLNIEVAKDFSLTMKGPVAEVARGTLSPSFVRGLK; encoded by the coding sequence ATGAAAAACGGTTTCTTCCGCGGTCACGGCCTCGGTAACGACTACATCGTGATGGACCCCAAGGAGCTGACCTTCAAGCTCACGCCCAAGAACATCAAAGCGGTCTGCGATCGCAATTGGGGCCTGGGCAGCGACGGCATTCTCGCGCTCGTCCCGAGCAAGAAAGCCGACTTCGGTCTGCGGATCTACAACCCGGACGGCAGCGAAGCGGAAAAATCCGGCAATGGATTGCGCATTTTCGCCCGCTATCTGCATGCCACCGGAAAGACGAAGAAGAAACATTTTACCGTCGAGACCAAAGGTGGCCTCGTGACGATCGATTTGCATATCGATCGCCATGGCGATGCGAGCGCCGTGACGGTCGAGATGGGGCAGGCCACGTTCAAGCCGGCGGCCCTTCCCTGCACCATGGCCGTCGATGAATTGATTCAGCAGCCGATCGACGCGGCCGGGCGTGCGTTGTCCTTCATGGGCGTGAGCGTCGGGAACCCCCATTGCGTGGTCTTCAAGCAGGCGGGAGAATCCTGGTCGCGCGAAGATCTGCTGAAGCTCGGCCCGGTCCTGGAGAACCACGCGCTCTTCCCGAAACGGACGAATGTCCAATTGGCCATCCCGACCGGCCCCAAAGAAATCTTCATCTTGATCTGGGAGCGCGGCGCCGGAGAGACGCAGGCATCAGGATCGTCTTCCTGTGCCGCCGCCAGCGCGGCGGTTCGCCTGGGCCTGGTGAAGAGTCCGGTCACGGTCAAGATGCCGGGCGGCACGTTGAATATCGAAGTGGCGAAGGACTTTTCGCTCACGATGAAGGGGCCGGTGGCCGAAGTCGCGCGCGGCACCCTGAGCCCGTCGTTCGTGCGGGGGCTGAAGTAG
- a CDS encoding outer membrane protein transport protein: protein MNWFGLSVVWVWLILTPMAANAQALRFQPQGAAASGQGHAFGAQADDATAIHFNPAGLTQVEGLQTLLGTSLMGGSIKHTASSGVDTRGDFGGSISTPLPSYFYLSANLGSIGIPSLSAMTVGIGLTSPYGSSTRYPVDGVFNTAVTSAALPLIDIKPTLAYKVNEDLSLGLGADIYTFSSFLGQGHVEQKQVGAGLFGIPAGASVELNGKGTGVGINASMLYTPIRNSDGKPLASIGLVYRSQAVLPLRGALLVNGAKVADASTSLALPPIYTAAAAVWPVRTSEREWKLELDVDFVGWKSNKDLNVYLSNGSTVPQSQQWKTVQVVSVGTEYKWLNPSWLPHWDVAARAGYTRTENPVPDLTFNPATISLSSNTLSLGAGFLCKQGGQFLGAIPCGGESALWPKAIGLDIAYQEWFYEPRTVVGNVNPTVNGTYHAFVHLGTFSFKFLF from the coding sequence ATGAATTGGTTTGGTCTTTCGGTGGTTTGGGTATGGCTAATACTAACTCCAATGGCAGCAAATGCTCAGGCTCTTCGATTTCAGCCCCAAGGTGCAGCAGCGTCTGGGCAAGGTCATGCTTTTGGTGCGCAAGCCGATGATGCGACCGCCATCCATTTCAACCCCGCAGGGTTGACCCAAGTCGAAGGTCTGCAGACTCTTTTGGGAACAAGCCTGATGGGCGGATCGATTAAACATACAGCTTCATCGGGTGTTGATACCAGAGGAGACTTTGGCGGGAGTATTTCTACTCCTCTTCCAAGTTACTTCTATCTCAGTGCCAATTTAGGCTCAATCGGAATCCCAAGCTTGTCAGCAATGACCGTGGGGATCGGGCTGACCTCACCGTATGGTTCGAGTACGAGATATCCAGTTGATGGTGTGTTCAATACCGCTGTGACATCAGCTGCGCTGCCACTCATCGATATCAAGCCAACCCTTGCGTACAAGGTCAATGAGGACCTGTCGTTGGGGCTTGGTGCTGATATCTACACCTTCTCAAGTTTTCTCGGGCAGGGCCATGTTGAGCAAAAACAAGTGGGGGCCGGTCTCTTTGGGATTCCGGCAGGGGCGTCTGTTGAATTGAATGGGAAAGGGACCGGAGTGGGCATAAACGCGAGCATGCTCTATACCCCGATCAGGAACAGCGACGGGAAGCCCCTCGCCTCGATTGGCCTGGTCTATCGTAGCCAGGCGGTCTTGCCGTTACGCGGCGCTCTTTTGGTGAACGGAGCCAAAGTGGCCGATGCCTCGACGAGTCTCGCGTTGCCACCTATTTATACAGCCGCCGCAGCCGTCTGGCCGGTCCGTACCAGTGAGCGGGAGTGGAAACTGGAGTTGGATGTGGATTTTGTTGGTTGGAAATCCAACAAAGATTTGAACGTCTATTTATCCAATGGATCAACGGTGCCTCAATCGCAACAATGGAAGACCGTTCAGGTCGTCTCGGTGGGTACTGAGTACAAGTGGCTCAACCCTTCTTGGTTGCCGCATTGGGACGTGGCAGCGAGGGCTGGATATACCAGGACCGAAAATCCCGTGCCGGATCTCACCTTCAATCCGGCAACCATTTCGTTATCATCCAACACGCTCTCACTGGGTGCCGGCTTTCTGTGCAAGCAGGGGGGACAATTTCTAGGCGCGATTCCCTGTGGAGGCGAATCCGCTCTCTGGCCAAAGGCAATCGGATTGGATATTGCTTATCAGGAATGGTTCTATGAACCGCGTACCGTAGTCGGCAATGTGAATCCTACGGTCAATGGCACCTATCACGCCTTTGTCCATCTCGGGACATTCAGCTTCAAATTTCTTTTCTGA
- a CDS encoding VOC family protein codes for MRVTKLLHTRMRVSDMEQTIAFYTGVLGLEVIERKTSPRGSHLAFLKVPNSDELIELTSFPPSGPVKVQEDLVHLAFQVDSLDDTIASLTAKGVKITDGPTQTSSGSRFLFIDAPDGYEIELIERPQGVKIV; via the coding sequence ATGCGCGTGACCAAGCTTCTCCACACCAGAATGCGCGTCAGCGACATGGAACAGACCATCGCATTCTATACCGGCGTACTGGGTCTTGAGGTCATCGAACGGAAGACCTCGCCTCGCGGATCACACCTCGCCTTCTTGAAAGTGCCCAACAGCGACGAATTGATCGAACTCACCAGCTTTCCTCCGAGCGGGCCCGTGAAGGTGCAGGAAGATCTGGTCCATCTCGCCTTTCAGGTCGACAGCCTCGACGACACCATTGCGTCTCTGACCGCCAAAGGCGTCAAGATCACGGACGGCCCAACCCAGACATCGTCCGGCAGCCGCTTTCTCTTCATCGACGCCCCCGACGGCTATGAGATCGAGCTCATCGAACGGCCACAGGGTGTGAAGATCGTTTAG
- a CDS encoding sensor histidine kinase — translation MNEGKRLHIIDGFRQSPPLARRHQFGQGEGQRRSSESHRFPKLAPPAGGQLTVALKATEKRLSSLLEDRNRISRDLHDSVLQSLYAIGLSLETSHRTNTSPRPGADRPYSHAVDQLNRLIHEVRGIIKGLADGSVQDMDLSEELRQVAGSYEQLSGVTITLSLQPSALDVLTREEEQEILNIVREALSNCVRHAQATHAEVTIRTHGNRVRISICDDGKGFVETGAHPKGYGLMNMEARARKLGGSLLLRSKPGQGTRISAEFLLEPILAPV, via the coding sequence GTGAATGAAGGAAAGAGACTCCACATCATCGATGGGTTTCGGCAATCTCCGCCCCTCGCCCGTCGTCATCAATTCGGACAAGGGGAAGGCCAGAGGCGCAGCAGCGAGAGCCATCGCTTTCCCAAGCTCGCCCCGCCGGCCGGAGGCCAGCTGACGGTCGCGCTCAAAGCCACGGAAAAACGCTTGAGCAGTTTGTTGGAGGACCGGAACCGCATCAGCCGAGATCTTCACGACTCGGTCTTGCAATCGCTGTATGCCATCGGGCTCAGCCTGGAAACCTCCCACCGTACCAATACATCACCACGACCAGGGGCCGATCGCCCATACAGCCATGCCGTGGATCAGCTCAATCGCTTGATTCACGAGGTGCGAGGCATCATCAAGGGGCTTGCGGATGGATCGGTGCAGGACATGGACCTGTCTGAGGAACTCAGGCAGGTGGCCGGCAGTTACGAGCAACTCAGCGGCGTCACGATCACGCTCAGCCTGCAGCCTTCGGCACTGGACGTACTCACCCGGGAGGAAGAGCAGGAGATTCTGAACATTGTGCGAGAGGCCTTGAGCAATTGCGTCCGCCATGCGCAGGCGACTCACGCCGAGGTGACAATCAGGACGCACGGGAACCGAGTGCGTATCAGTATCTGCGACGACGGAAAGGGATTTGTCGAAACCGGCGCGCACCCCAAGGGGTATGGCTTGATGAATATGGAAGCGCGGGCCAGGAAACTCGGCGGCAGCTTGCTGCTCCGCTCGAAGCCCGGTCAGGGCACTCGCATTTCAGCGGAATTTTTACTGGAACCGATTTTAGCGCCTGTATGA